A single region of the Salipaludibacillus sp. LMS25 genome encodes:
- a CDS encoding sugar ABC transporter permease, whose translation MAKKKADTKSNLYKQKRNFWKTMKNQKILYLMSVPVVIYVFIFNYLPVWGWTMAFQNYRPGRSFSEQEWVGFEHFITLFQDNHFYLVLRNTLVMSVMLLIAGFIIPIIFAVLLNELKDSLFKRSVQTISYLPHFVSWVVVASIVTKMLSTDGGIVNEVLVSLNILDKPVQFMAQGHLFWLIVTVSDVWKEMGWNSIIFLAAMAGIDPQLYEAARVDGAGRWRRIWHITLPGIRPTMMVILILSIGSMISIGFERQLLLGNSLVREYSEVLELYALNYGIGMGRYSYGTAISIFNSIVSIILLLLANGLFKRLTKTSVM comes from the coding sequence ATGGCAAAAAAGAAAGCGGATACAAAATCGAACCTGTACAAACAAAAGAGGAATTTCTGGAAAACGATGAAGAATCAAAAAATCCTCTACCTTATGTCTGTTCCTGTCGTTATTTACGTCTTCATTTTTAATTATTTACCCGTTTGGGGATGGACGATGGCTTTTCAAAATTATCGCCCTGGAAGAAGCTTTTCTGAGCAGGAATGGGTGGGATTTGAGCATTTCATCACACTATTTCAAGATAATCATTTCTACCTTGTGTTGAGGAACACGTTAGTGATGAGTGTCATGTTGTTGATCGCAGGGTTTATTATTCCAATTATTTTTGCTGTTTTACTTAATGAATTAAAAGATTCGTTGTTTAAAAGATCTGTACAAACTATTTCATATTTACCTCACTTTGTTTCATGGGTAGTCGTGGCAAGTATCGTCACTAAAATGCTTTCCACGGATGGTGGAATCGTCAATGAGGTACTTGTCTCATTGAATATCCTTGATAAACCTGTTCAATTTATGGCGCAAGGGCATTTATTTTGGCTGATTGTCACTGTATCTGATGTATGGAAGGAGATGGGATGGAATTCAATTATCTTTTTAGCTGCCATGGCTGGTATTGATCCTCAGTTATATGAAGCGGCGAGAGTTGATGGTGCAGGCAGATGGCGGAGAATTTGGCACATTACATTACCAGGTATTAGGCCGACAATGATGGTTATTCTCATATTGTCTATTGGAAGTATGATAAGCATTGGGTTTGAAAGGCAGCTACTATTAGGCAATTCTTTGGTCAGGGAATATTCAGAAGTGCTTGAACTCTATGCCTTAAATTACGGGATTGGCATGGGGCGATATTCGTATGGTACAGCCATCAGTATCTTTAATTCAATCGTAAGCATTATCCTCCTTCTACTTGCCAATGGTCTGTTTAAACGTCTGACGAAAACAAGCGTCATGTAA
- a CDS encoding carbohydrate ABC transporter permease — translation MFKLNRKKSNLLQTSTTEKLFDVTNYMVMGIVIVIMLYPFLNVLAISLNDSTDTVKGGIYIVPRQFTLENYRVIMEYDSLLIGFRNSVLRTVIGTFLGLFVCSMVAYTLSRKDFQARNVISVIIVLTMFFSGGLVPTYMLMRDLGLVNSFAVYILPLLASAWNIIIIRSFMDGLPLALQESAKVDGANDFTIYWKIILPICKPVLATIALFIAVMQWNMWFDTYIYNSANPALTTLQYELMKILQNTTASTGAGIDSVRGSGAEAATRVSPESIRMAITIVTIVPILLVYPFLQRYFVKGMTLGAIK, via the coding sequence ATGTTTAAACTTAACCGAAAGAAATCCAACCTATTACAGACGTCGACGACAGAGAAACTCTTTGATGTTACCAATTACATGGTTATGGGCATCGTCATTGTTATTATGCTGTATCCGTTTTTAAATGTGCTGGCCATCTCATTAAATGATTCTACTGACACGGTAAAAGGAGGAATATATATCGTTCCTCGCCAGTTTACACTTGAAAATTATCGAGTGATTATGGAATATGACAGTTTGCTCATCGGTTTCAGAAATTCCGTCTTAAGAACAGTTATTGGCACATTTCTCGGTTTATTTGTTTGCTCAATGGTAGCTTATACGTTGAGCCGAAAGGATTTCCAAGCAAGAAATGTCATATCCGTCATTATTGTGTTAACGATGTTTTTCAGTGGGGGGCTCGTACCGACTTATATGTTAATGCGTGATTTGGGGCTGGTTAATTCCTTTGCAGTCTATATTTTACCGTTACTAGCAAGCGCTTGGAATATTATCATTATTCGGTCCTTTATGGACGGGTTGCCCCTTGCTTTACAAGAATCAGCAAAAGTGGATGGAGCAAATGATTTTACAATATATTGGAAAATCATTTTACCAATCTGTAAGCCGGTTTTAGCTACTATCGCGTTGTTTATCGCGGTTATGCAATGGAATATGTGGTTTGATACGTATATATACAATAGTGCCAATCCAGCATTAACGACTCTTCAATATGAGTTGATGAAAATTTTACAAAATACCACCGCCTCTACAGGAGCAGGGATTGATTCCGTCCGTGGTTCGGGGGCTGAAGCGGCCACACGCGTCTCACCGGAATCGATTAGAATGGCGATTACAATAGTCACGATTGTACCTATTTTGCTCGTTTATCCATTTTTACAACGGTATTTTGTTAAAGGAATGACACTTGGTGCCATTAAATAG
- a CDS encoding ABC transporter substrate-binding protein, whose product MNKRKVTGVVFGMVGVLAALSACSNDEKATNTNHVDGESEGDIEFTLFAADNNPSWNGMNSDVGQVILEETGVSLNADFAINDPGERIALFAASGEYPDFILPKGDSGILVDAGAMVDLRPLIEEHAPNIQEVYGEYLDRMTWSEEDDAIYFIGTNPVDEENWTPGSGFWLQHAVVEELGYPEINTVEDFESAIKEYYEMYPEIDGQPTIPLSLLADDWRMLISVTNPAFWATGASDDGEWYIDDETREAILHYRRPEEREYFRWLNHMNAEGLLDPETFVQQEDQYISKVSSGRVLGMIDAEWSIGDAQTALREDGKYERMHGVYPVTLDESYEHRNFQSTGYLAEWGIGISVDNPDPVRAIKFLDWMASEEAQILNNWGIEGEHYEVDEDGNRYLTPEQREERLSDSSFDERTGIGVYLSYGPHYGDGVLDSTGQPFTINTQETLIEDYTEKEKEVLSAYDANIWADLYPSADEFPVKPWGAGWEINWRSDSPIAVPFQRAQDIMMTRIPEAVLADPEDFDDVYDKFMDELDDIGVDEMEAEFTELVRQRIELWGEE is encoded by the coding sequence ATGAACAAGCGGAAAGTGACAGGTGTTGTTTTTGGGATGGTTGGCGTATTAGCTGCCTTATCAGCCTGCAGTAATGACGAAAAAGCGACAAATACCAACCATGTAGACGGCGAAAGCGAGGGTGACATTGAATTTACGCTGTTTGCAGCCGACAATAATCCAAGCTGGAACGGGATGAATAGTGATGTGGGGCAAGTTATTTTGGAAGAAACAGGTGTCTCATTAAATGCGGACTTCGCCATTAATGACCCAGGAGAACGGATTGCACTATTTGCAGCCAGTGGTGAGTATCCAGATTTTATCCTCCCTAAAGGAGACAGCGGGATTTTAGTAGATGCTGGGGCGATGGTAGATTTAAGACCATTAATTGAAGAACATGCACCAAATATACAAGAGGTTTATGGCGAGTACTTAGACAGAATGACGTGGAGTGAGGAAGATGATGCCATCTACTTTATCGGGACTAATCCAGTCGATGAGGAAAATTGGACACCTGGTAGCGGTTTTTGGCTTCAACATGCGGTAGTAGAAGAATTAGGCTATCCAGAGATTAATACAGTAGAAGATTTTGAGAGCGCTATCAAAGAGTACTATGAGATGTATCCAGAAATTGATGGACAACCGACCATTCCTCTGTCTTTACTTGCTGATGACTGGCGAATGCTTATATCGGTTACAAATCCTGCTTTTTGGGCGACTGGTGCCTCAGATGATGGCGAGTGGTACATTGATGATGAGACGAGGGAAGCGATTCTTCATTATCGCCGCCCAGAAGAACGAGAGTATTTTCGCTGGCTGAATCACATGAATGCGGAGGGATTGCTTGATCCAGAAACTTTCGTTCAACAAGAAGATCAATACATTTCAAAAGTCTCGTCAGGCCGTGTGTTAGGAATGATTGATGCAGAATGGTCGATCGGAGACGCTCAAACCGCTTTACGAGAAGACGGAAAATATGAACGCATGCACGGTGTTTACCCGGTGACATTAGATGAATCATATGAGCACCGCAATTTTCAGAGTACAGGGTATTTAGCTGAGTGGGGAATCGGTATCAGTGTTGATAATCCTGATCCTGTAAGAGCGATTAAATTTCTCGATTGGATGGCCTCAGAGGAAGCACAAATTTTAAACAATTGGGGAATTGAAGGGGAACATTATGAAGTGGATGAAGATGGGAATAGATATCTTACGCCTGAGCAACGGGAAGAGCGACTGAGTGATAGCTCCTTTGATGAACGCACAGGTATAGGTGTATACCTCTCTTACGGTCCACATTATGGTGACGGTGTATTAGATTCTACTGGCCAACCATTCACGATTAATACACAAGAAACATTAATTGAGGATTACACCGAAAAAGAGAAGGAAGTATTATCAGCCTATGATGCCAATATATGGGCCGATTTATATCCGTCAGCTGATGAATTCCCTGTAAAACCATGGGGAGCTGGCTGGGAAATTAATTGGCGTTCAGATTCTCCTATTGCGGTACCGTTTCAACGGGCACAAGATATTATGATGACGAGAATTCCAGAAGCCGTGTTAGCTGATCCAGAAGACTTCGATGATGTGTACGACAAGTTTATGGATGAACTGGATGATATCGGTGTGGACGAAATGGAAGCTGAATTCACAGAACTTGTCCGGCAGCGTATTGAATTATGGGGAGAGGAATAA
- a CDS encoding sensor histidine kinase translates to MINAIGRRFNNIKIRHKLMISSFVVVFVPLLIVGGVLTAELRKTALNNTIEQTTADMARIKTRVSEVMTPAINVANYALVDQRLKDLVTTEYTSTYEVVQAYSHYNTFDNSERLYTGISTIRFFVENETMLNNWQFIPLSEEMRSLDWYKAAHNSRGLLLWHYTETSMGKEVGKQLTLTRVVHYPNDDTYGIIGVELNTDYLNWILAQEVVPLMIIDADHHVVAGNQQELIGAKLSETMMIPVLVEEKEGTFRETVFDEPSHVIIDPILLENSANDLRLVAVISDSDIVEDADRLSRTGFVIMLISMSVALILIYGFSHLISTRIAELSKHIHQITEGNLTVSHEIQGQDEIGELSHQFNLMTLSIQALLEEIEQHNNEKRELEMKQSTMTFKMLASQIHPHFLFNTLETIRMEASIKGEQDLAHVVKKLGKLLRHSIEMTGKLIPIKQEIEMVKAYLDIQKFRFKDRLTYNVTVDERAETVEIPPLVIQPLVENAVIHGIQHRRGGGRVVVSVHILQEEVTVEICDNGPGMTEEQLRKITSFIAKEEEEPGQRIGLKNVDERLRLVYKQSPGLQIDSLLDEGTSVSFSIPAITKSGR, encoded by the coding sequence ATGATAAATGCGATTGGGAGACGATTTAATAATATTAAAATAAGGCATAAATTGATGATATCCTCTTTTGTTGTGGTTTTCGTCCCACTATTAATTGTAGGAGGGGTGTTAACGGCAGAGCTTAGAAAAACAGCGTTAAATAATACGATAGAGCAAACGACCGCTGATATGGCTAGAATTAAGACACGCGTAAGTGAAGTGATGACTCCCGCGATTAATGTGGCCAATTATGCGTTAGTCGATCAGCGGTTGAAGGATTTAGTCACGACCGAATATACGTCTACTTATGAGGTGGTACAAGCATATAGCCATTATAATACATTTGATAATAGTGAACGGTTATACACAGGTATCTCCACTATTCGTTTTTTTGTAGAGAATGAAACGATGTTAAATAATTGGCAATTCATTCCGTTGTCTGAAGAAATGAGAAGCTTAGACTGGTATAAAGCCGCCCATAATAGTAGAGGATTGTTGTTATGGCATTATACAGAGACGTCTATGGGAAAGGAGGTAGGGAAGCAGCTAACGTTAACACGTGTCGTTCATTACCCGAATGATGACACATATGGGATTATTGGTGTGGAGTTAAATACGGATTATTTAAATTGGATATTAGCTCAAGAAGTCGTGCCATTAATGATCATTGATGCTGACCATCATGTGGTCGCCGGCAACCAGCAGGAACTTATTGGGGCGAAGTTATCAGAAACAATGATGATTCCGGTGTTGGTAGAAGAGAAAGAAGGCACATTTAGAGAGACTGTTTTTGATGAACCGTCTCATGTCATTATAGATCCAATTCTGCTTGAAAATAGTGCAAATGATCTTAGGCTCGTCGCAGTCATATCAGACTCCGATATTGTAGAGGATGCTGATAGGCTCAGTAGAACCGGGTTTGTCATTATGCTGATTAGTATGAGTGTGGCGCTCATCTTAATATATGGATTTTCTCACCTTATTTCAACACGAATTGCCGAACTTAGTAAACATATTCATCAAATCACCGAGGGTAATCTCACTGTCAGCCATGAGATTCAAGGGCAGGATGAAATCGGGGAACTTTCCCATCAATTTAACCTCATGACATTAAGTATCCAAGCTTTACTAGAAGAGATTGAACAGCACAATAATGAAAAGCGTGAGCTGGAAATGAAACAAAGTACGATGACATTTAAAATGTTAGCAAGTCAAATCCACCCTCATTTTCTATTTAACACATTAGAGACAATTCGCATGGAGGCGAGTATAAAAGGTGAACAGGACTTGGCTCATGTGGTGAAAAAGCTAGGGAAGCTATTGAGGCATAGCATCGAGATGACAGGCAAGCTCATTCCTATTAAGCAAGAAATTGAAATGGTTAAGGCCTATTTAGACATTCAAAAATTCCGTTTTAAAGATCGCTTAACGTATAACGTGACGGTAGATGAACGAGCGGAAACGGTAGAGATACCACCGTTAGTCATACAGCCACTTGTAGAAAATGCTGTTATTCATGGGATTCAGCACCGTCGAGGCGGAGGACGCGTTGTAGTCAGCGTTCATATTTTGCAAGAAGAGGTTACTGTGGAAATTTGCGATAATGGTCCAGGTATGACAGAGGAACAGCTAAGAAAAATAACCTCTTTTATCGCTAAGGAAGAAGAGGAACCTGGACAGCGTATCGGATTAAAAAATGTTGATGAAAGACTACGGCTCGTGTATAAACAATCGCCAGGTTTGCAAATTGATAGTCTGCTTGATGAAGGAACGTCAGTATCGTTTTCAATACCAGCTATAACGAAGAGCGGCCGCTAG
- the yicI gene encoding alpha-xylosidase: MKFTDGNWLIKEGLELITPVQLFRTTVSEKQVTLLLAPMALSERSDQLDVPMLTVTYSAPIPDVIKVTCVRHKGVVKRGPVFSVEAQEDYIPIIKESKTDVTLTSGSLTVKAVKGTTWSSDYMYNGQRVTSSGFKSKAHVTRIATKETFMREELDLSVGETIYGLGERFTPLVRNGQVVDTWNKDGGTSSEQSYKNVPFYLSNKGYGVFVNHPENVSFEVGSEKVSKMQVSVTGETLEYYVIGGGSPKKVLENYTMLTGKPALPPAWSFGLWLTTSFTTDYDEQTVNTFVDGMAERDLPLRVFHFDCFWMKALQWCDFQWDKDIFPDPKGMLSRLKGKGLKLSVWINPYIAQASPLFDEAVEKGYLIQKHNGDVWQWDKWQPGMGIVDFTNEQACQWYIGHLEKLHQMGVDSFKTDFGERIPTDVVYHDGSDPMKMHNYYAYLYNQVVFQWLEKVRGKNDAVLFARSSTAGGQKFPVHWGGDCDASYVSMAESLRGGLSLGLSGFGFWSHDIGGFESTAPADLYKRWIAFGLLSSHSRLHGSKSYRVPWIYDEEAVDVLRFYTSLKHSLMPYLYQHAYETTKTGIPMMRAMMLEFPEDPTCDYVDRQYMLGDALLVAPVFNEEGRVSYYLPKGTWTHLLTNEKVEGGTWKEGHYDYFSLPLFVRADSIIPIGGNTAKPDYDYADNVTCHLFELQTNKTVTIRDIHGGIALNLTANVNEDGSYDVIPDNPLQKQWQLVLRGRTTSPFVENGEARLVENGIAIVPKQSSEAIKITF, encoded by the coding sequence ATGAAATTTACAGATGGCAACTGGCTCATTAAAGAGGGGCTAGAGCTTATTACGCCTGTTCAGCTTTTTAGAACGACTGTGTCTGAAAAACAAGTTACCTTGTTATTAGCGCCAATGGCATTGTCCGAACGATCCGATCAGTTAGACGTCCCAATGCTGACCGTGACGTACTCAGCCCCGATACCTGATGTTATTAAAGTCACATGTGTCAGACATAAAGGTGTGGTTAAACGAGGGCCCGTCTTTTCCGTTGAGGCTCAAGAAGATTATATACCCATTATAAAAGAGTCAAAAACAGATGTTACCTTAACGAGTGGTTCGCTGACAGTAAAAGCAGTAAAAGGCACAACATGGTCTAGTGATTACATGTATAACGGGCAACGGGTAACGAGCAGCGGGTTTAAAAGTAAAGCACATGTAACGAGAATAGCCACAAAAGAAACATTTATGAGAGAAGAGTTGGATTTATCGGTGGGTGAAACGATATATGGACTCGGTGAACGGTTTACGCCATTAGTAAGAAATGGTCAGGTTGTAGACACATGGAATAAAGACGGAGGGACGAGTTCAGAGCAGTCGTATAAAAATGTCCCTTTTTACTTATCAAACAAAGGATATGGCGTGTTCGTCAATCATCCAGAAAACGTCTCCTTTGAAGTGGGTTCAGAAAAAGTCTCTAAAATGCAAGTTAGCGTAACAGGAGAGACGCTGGAGTACTACGTCATCGGTGGCGGTTCACCTAAAAAAGTGCTCGAAAACTATACGATGTTAACAGGGAAACCGGCCCTTCCACCGGCATGGTCTTTCGGATTATGGTTAACGACCTCTTTTACGACAGATTACGATGAGCAAACGGTCAATACCTTTGTGGATGGGATGGCTGAACGAGATCTTCCATTACGTGTGTTTCATTTTGACTGTTTTTGGATGAAAGCCCTTCAGTGGTGTGATTTTCAATGGGATAAGGATATTTTTCCCGACCCGAAAGGCATGTTGAGCCGCTTGAAAGGGAAAGGACTAAAACTATCTGTTTGGATTAACCCTTATATCGCGCAAGCTTCCCCATTATTTGATGAGGCAGTGGAAAAAGGCTATTTAATACAAAAACACAATGGCGATGTGTGGCAATGGGATAAGTGGCAACCGGGAATGGGAATCGTTGATTTTACGAATGAACAGGCATGTCAATGGTATATAGGTCATTTAGAAAAATTGCATCAAATGGGGGTAGATAGCTTTAAAACGGACTTTGGTGAAAGGATTCCTACAGACGTTGTTTACCATGATGGATCAGATCCGATGAAAATGCATAATTATTATGCTTACTTATACAATCAGGTGGTGTTTCAATGGTTAGAAAAGGTACGAGGTAAGAATGATGCGGTCCTTTTTGCTCGTTCATCCACAGCAGGAGGTCAAAAATTTCCTGTTCATTGGGGCGGCGACTGTGATGCTAGCTACGTTTCCATGGCAGAAAGTCTTCGGGGGGGCTTGTCATTAGGACTGTCAGGATTCGGTTTTTGGAGTCATGACATCGGTGGTTTTGAAAGTACTGCTCCGGCAGATCTTTATAAACGATGGATTGCATTTGGTTTGTTATCCAGCCATAGCCGACTTCATGGCAGCAAGTCATACCGTGTACCGTGGATATATGATGAAGAAGCGGTTGATGTTTTAAGGTTTTATACGTCATTAAAACATTCGCTTATGCCGTACTTGTATCAACATGCTTATGAAACGACGAAAACAGGCATACCGATGATGCGTGCCATGATGCTGGAATTCCCTGAAGACCCAACATGTGATTATGTAGACCGTCAATATATGCTCGGTGATGCTCTACTCGTGGCGCCTGTTTTTAATGAAGAAGGGCGTGTTAGCTATTATTTACCGAAAGGGACGTGGACACATCTCCTTACAAATGAAAAAGTGGAAGGAGGAACGTGGAAGGAAGGGCACTATGATTACTTTAGTCTGCCTCTCTTCGTAAGAGCTGACTCTATCATACCAATTGGAGGCAACACTGCTAAACCTGATTATGACTATGCCGATAATGTGACATGTCATCTATTCGAGCTGCAAACAAATAAAACGGTTACTATCAGAGATATTCACGGAGGAATTGCTCTAAATCTAACTGCCAACGTAAATGAGGATGGTTCTTATGACGTTATCCCAGACAACCCGCTTCAAAAACAGTGGCAGCTCGTTTTAAGAGGAAGGACCACATCTCCCTTTGTTGAAAATGGGGAGGCTCGATTAGTTGAGAACGGTATCGCTATCGTTCCAAAACAGTCAAGCGAAGCTATAAAAATCACATTCTAG
- a CDS encoding response regulator transcription factor translates to MYNVLIVDDEPIVREGLKTIISWENYGFHVTGTAEDGEAALEKYDDLSPDLIISDIRMTGMDGLEFIEAVRETDQRVRCLLLSGYADFDYARQAIEHNVAGYLLKPVDEEELIDYLIRIKSELKQEEERSLLTKHGQEKRQEDVLTSLIMTPPMLKREKEHLIQHAKKVGLDWGSYDMLVITVKQRETGEVLWRTAKEMVITLVQNLPEKIVFFHEPYVGILLNGSLAFKGKYDLFKKIKSVMEDEGYYMVAALGGSVERLETVHTSFATARTLIQKKFFYPPGELLYAEKENDSGGEATSDCDTLAYQLYAALEVGVYQSVPSLIKEIRFAGDFNACERTVKQRYVTVLTTVLNKLRASKSDKEKLITHALDKVTRIHSIDHIEDLLQFSEELISCLFTQLDYSEADDQLKKLLFMMETHYNENLKLEKLAGIFNYNSAYLGKLFKRYTGDYFNTYLDHVRIRHAKEYLLQGYKVYEVAEMVGYSHVDYFHSKFKKYVGISPSKYRKSTT, encoded by the coding sequence ATGTACAATGTTTTAATTGTAGATGATGAGCCGATAGTAAGGGAAGGTCTTAAAACGATCATTTCGTGGGAAAATTATGGGTTTCATGTAACTGGGACAGCGGAAGATGGCGAAGCTGCGTTAGAAAAATATGACGATTTGTCACCTGATCTCATTATTTCAGACATTCGTATGACAGGGATGGATGGTCTAGAATTTATTGAAGCAGTTAGGGAGACTGATCAGCGAGTGAGGTGTTTACTATTAAGTGGCTACGCTGATTTTGATTATGCCAGACAGGCTATTGAGCATAATGTAGCTGGCTATTTATTAAAGCCTGTTGATGAAGAGGAATTGATCGACTATTTAATTCGTATTAAATCCGAGCTAAAACAAGAAGAAGAACGATCACTATTAACGAAGCATGGACAGGAGAAGAGACAAGAGGATGTGTTAACTTCTCTCATTATGACCCCTCCAATGTTAAAGAGAGAGAAAGAGCACCTCATCCAGCATGCGAAGAAGGTTGGATTAGACTGGGGGAGCTATGACATGCTAGTGATCACTGTTAAACAAAGAGAGACAGGAGAAGTATTATGGCGCACGGCAAAAGAGATGGTGATAACTTTAGTACAAAACTTGCCGGAAAAGATCGTTTTTTTTCATGAGCCTTATGTGGGCATTTTATTAAATGGCTCCTTAGCTTTTAAGGGGAAGTACGACTTATTTAAGAAGATTAAATCGGTTATGGAAGATGAAGGGTATTATATGGTCGCAGCACTCGGTGGGAGTGTTGAACGATTAGAAACAGTGCACACCTCGTTTGCAACAGCTCGTACCCTCATTCAAAAAAAATTCTTTTATCCCCCGGGGGAGCTGCTTTATGCTGAAAAAGAAAACGATTCAGGGGGGGAAGCCACATCTGATTGTGACACGCTAGCTTATCAACTATATGCTGCATTAGAAGTGGGTGTTTATCAATCAGTCCCTTCCCTCATTAAAGAGATTCGCTTTGCAGGGGACTTTAACGCATGTGAAAGAACAGTGAAACAGCGGTATGTGACAGTTCTCACAACGGTCCTAAACAAGTTGCGCGCGTCAAAATCTGACAAGGAAAAACTGATCACACACGCTTTGGATAAGGTGACACGTATTCACAGTATCGATCATATAGAGGATCTCTTACAATTTTCCGAAGAACTTATTTCATGTTTATTTACTCAACTGGATTATTCAGAGGCTGATGACCAGTTAAAAAAGCTACTATTCATGATGGAAACACACTACAATGAGAATTTAAAACTTGAAAAGTTAGCGGGAATTTTCAATTACAATAGTGCCTATTTAGGGAAACTATTTAAACGGTATACTGGCGACTATTTTAATACATATTTGGATCACGTCCGTATTCGGCATGCAAAAGAATATTTATTGCAAGGCTATAAAGTTTATGAAGTAGCTGAAATGGTAGGCTACTCCCATGTTGATTATTTTCATAGTAAGTTTAAGAAATATGTAGGTATTTCCCCGTCAAAGTATCGAAAAAGCACTACTTAA